ttattagctcgagtagcaatactcacgggtatcaGAATGGATCTGTATTATtctaagtgtgacggtaaagacatTAACTATCAGcccctcaacctaacctaacctactatttaaaatggttaaaaactTTTGGAGCTACAGGAAAAGACAAAAGGTAACGAAACACATTGCtcccaaagttttgaatatccaAAATCATTTTACATTCTTAATGTGTggctaaaaacaaatatcaatacttgacaatacgtccaaaattgagctcaagagaAAATTGATAGACATTAATAATAGTTTGAATATTACTGCGCTGAATAATTTGATGCGTTGCATACAACCGGCTTTTGGCAGGAACTATTGCGGTTTTTAGACATAAGCTTGTTTTGAAGGCACCTTCCCAAATATGACAGCTGTATTAATGTTTTCGACGAGTTTACCAATATCAAAATTTGCGAGAATGTTTGAAAAATCCTAAAcacttacaaacattttttatcattccataagaggtgatacCCAGTTCTTAAAGCTGATTACTTTTCTTGAACTCTTGGATAGTAGAAATTGACAAGATTTTTACTTGAAAAACAGAGGAGagcattaagtttttaaatcataaaattttgcACACTTAATTTGTCTATTGAACAATTCTGCAAAGGATAAGCTATGGATAttatcaaaagcaaaaaaaagttgattgaatttaaaattatgaggAAGAGAataggagacaaaacggagccctgaggaacaccagaaaTTTGTTGTgagtttaaaacttaaaaaccatcCAGTACGACTTGTATTTAAAAGTTAGAAAGATAATTTCTAATACCTTGACAAAAGGTTCTACGGTtccaaaaagttaatttttaaattgtttcaataGATTTTAGACAAGAGTTAAAGTGGACattgaattgttaaaaattaatcaagAAATCAGTCAAACTGGCAAATGGTTTAGAGAAAACAGACCATCACTTGAAATTTCTAACCTCAAATGTACCTTATATTGACATGTGGTACAGAAATTATTAACCAAACTCAAATATttagtcaaaaaattaatggaaaacgtaaaaaaaagaaaagaatcgaAGGTGAGAAGGATTCTTGCGGTacaccaatatttattttagtctTATTTTTCCATCAATTTAACCGCCCGTATGGGTATTTTTCAATTGGAATTTGAACAGCTTTGAACTTTCACCtaactgtcaatgtcaaaatgttAACTATGAGaaattacatttattaatttgcCAATTCTTCACAAGACACAGTACTTGTGGACAATTTCATCATTTGTTGGAGAAATAAAActgagaaaattttgaaaatttgaatacaacattttaaacatatattaaaatattaacaatttcaataagTTATTGAAGCTTCCGTTCACTTTAAGAAATGGAGTAGGTTTTTCTTGTCacatgtcaaaagatgacagctttaaaagtgacagatgtcaagtACAAgactattcaaaattaaacctctaatatttataaaacctacaattttaataatattaactaCTGTAGCTTTTAAGGCTTGTCATTTCTAAGACTTAAAATCTTTGGTAAAATCCACCTCCCAGATTGACCGGTGTAACCTTCATTTATGCGCTTGCGCACATTCACAATATTCACATGCCACCATGGAAGTAAAGTGAAGTGTGGAATTTCAAAGTAAAAGTCGATCACCAAACCTGGGGTGAACTTGCGTGGTGATGATGCTATATTAATGGTGATGCTGCATTATTATGTAAGCCAGCTGCGACTTAAACATTATGAATGGGATGTGCTACGGGCTCATGTGTATAGTACACATCTTCATCTCTATCTTCATTCAAACACTGTTGTTAGAGCTTCTGTATGCTCTGTGCCTGGATGGCGCATCATTGGCGGCGGCAGTGATGGCTGTAGAAGCTGTAGTGGTGACACGGCAATGGCGTCCAAGCTTGACTTTGTTATTTGTGGTACAAACTGTTTCAAATGACAGCAACGACAACGAAGACTTCGCTACATCGTAATGGTGCTATGTATAGTTTTTAAGGCCGTAAACTCACTTGGAAGCGCATAAAATATAAGTTATTGTCTGTTGGCATGAAATTATTGAACAAAAGTTAAACTGTAAGGCCTtctgcaagaaattttttgtgttttttgatggcGGGAATTAAACTTTTAAGGCGTCCGTGTAAAATCACTAGAATTGGGAATTCGAATTGTAGAAGATTTAGAGATACACTTTAGTGAGTTATTGCTCTGGCACGAAAAATGCGATAGGTTAGAGTTTGggatttttatttgctttgttCTTTTGCCAGCAGATGGATCTGTTCGATGATTTTGTAtatagtatattttaaaaacgatgaATTACTCTAAAAGTCACCGAAGTAATTTAGGAAACaaagaagaaacaaacaaacgacCTGACCAAGTTTTAGCTAGATTTTGGTTATAGGTGCAAATTATTGTCATGACGCAGCAGAAGACTTCATAATGATGATTGAGATGATGGGGGTTcaactgatgatgatgatgatgatggtgaataATGATGGTTTATACTCTTGCACTGAGTTTATAATTTGcgttttaaagaaaatagtttATAGATAAATTCAGATTTATGATTGATTTTGGTAAAGATTTTTCAGACTTCCAGACTTTTTAAGGAACGGCTTTAAGTTGCACAATATTTACATTGATTTACAGCAATCGATTTTTCTACTTTTAAATCGCTAAAAGGGAATTGAAACGTTGCTATTTCATTTGGATCAAATTCAAGGGATTGGCATAGGTTGAGACTGAACtttgaaaaaaggatttttcttgGAAGAGTTTGCATTTTAACTCGAGATTTTTATCAAAGATGACATTAAGCAGGTTAATTAAGGGACTGCAgtcaattatttattcaaaaaggtgcttctttctttcaaataaatacaataaaatatcaTTATAAGATCTGCCTTCATATACCCAACAATAAAGCTAACTCTTATTTGGTACctgtgttaaaattttaaggagtAAGGCCACACCCTTGAGGCCATTGCAGCCTTCAAACAAATCGTGCTTATATTATGATTGGGAAAATCAGtttatttgtttgcttgtttggcCGTCCTTTCGTTTAAAGAAAGCAATATTATGACACGGGTTTTTGTGTGGAAATAGCTAGAAGACTTGAGAGTGTTTTAAGATACTTTAAACAGCAGTAAAACATCCCATTCTCATCTAATTCGACAAGATTCATGGTAATACTTATAATAAGATATTCgatatttcctttattttagaAGACTAATTGGAGCATATCATTAGGTGCTTCCTGCTCGAATTGTTGATTTATCATTAGGTGTTTCTTATGCTGACATTAACACAAGAAACTAAGCTGAAATACAATTAAGAATAGGAGTGGGTGGTTAAAATTGAAGGTGGGGGCTATGTGACACTAAGGGAAAATGTTAGCAATAAAGAACATAATAATTCTGTCCTCGATAAAACGagtaacttttatatttttgacttttatcTATTGATTCAAACGAAGAAGCACCAttttcgaatttttgttcatatattcataacaataacttaatacatattttaattaagtttcgACAGATGAACCAATGTTTAGTCAATTGAGAAAATTGACTCAAACCATTCAATTGCTTAAGTTACCTCTCGCTGACCTTCAATTCCAGCTCCCAAGAAATCCATCATTAACaccaatatctttttcaaatgtCATGTTAAACGACACAGGATCTCAGATAAAAAATCCTCCAGGCGAAAATTGCACATTCATTAAGCTTTAAATCAACGCACCTCACCTGAAGATGGAACTATGAATTAAGCAATCAACATAAAATCTGAATTTATGTCCACCTCGCTATAAAATCTCTCGATAGCACAGAGCACAGGGATCATCAAAATAAATCTTCCAACAGTCCAAACATAGACAGAAGACGATCGACACTATTAAAAgtcgacaacgacgatgacTCGACGACGCGACGAACTGCACCTGTCCATGAAGTTGGACAAAGACCAAAAGCCAACATTGTCCCGTATACATATTTCCTTTCTGGGGGCAAAGCATCTAAGCATCATCTCGTCTACAGTCATCGCCATTCATCCATCGTGTAGTCCatcgatgtttttttctttttttttaatttatctttcaAACAAATCAAAGCGATTGTGATTAGGCTTGAGTGCATCTTGGTCATTACTCAGATCAGCGAAGATGCCGCATATTTCTATGTAAATATATGAAGACCATATTTAAGACCTCACTTATTGAGTTTGATGAAGTTGCGATGGCTTTAAGTTAAGTGGGGCTTTCGTGTTTTATTGAAGCACAATCTCTATAAGTTCGAACGGCATATTAGTGATTAGCATCAAAGTAATAGGACAAGCGTCTTCGCGTCGACATCGCTCGTCTTCAAAAAGCTGCACTGATGAATGATGGATTCCAGGGACGGAAAATATGAGGCAAGTATCTGTGGCAGATTCTCCATAATTCTGCCTGTTTGGTGCAACTATCATCCAATCCAAAAGAATATGTGTGAACTATGATGTCAGGGACTATGAAGACATCATTGATATTGTGTCGCAATTCCATTCCGTGGCTGAGAGCTGAGAGTATTCTCGACTCCATCTACGCCTGCTGTGACGCCGCGCGCCGCTGCTGCTGCCGACTGTCcgattaaattaatattttttaattgaaatactgGTGTGGTGAGTGGATTTCGCTTATTTCGATCCGACTCTCTGTTTTGGTTTTGGGGAGGTTAACTTGGTCGGGTTTGGGTGAATCCTATTAGACATATGAAAATGATGCAACGTAAAATAAAGTTTGTGATTGAATCTAGCATCATGCGCAATGTTAGTGGCTTGGCTAGTGGCTATAGTGGCTCTATAGGTCTGTGGCTAGGGTAGACAGTTGGTGATCGAACAGGTGTCAGAGCTTGTAACATGTTAATAGCCAGGCTAGACTATAGACAATAGTGCAAAAAAATGACCTCACACTTGAAAACAGCTTCCAGTGGCAAAAGTGTGGGTAAATCgatgaattattattttgaaaccaATTGATTCACATCATTATCACAATAATGGATGGGTGAGGATTTTTATGAATTGAGAAATATGTAAATTTAGATATGAAACTTCAAGATGGCACAAAGATAAAGAggtacttaaaaaatatttatataagtaATGGGTTGATGCCAAAAGTTATGTTAGTGACAATTGTAGGTTAAGAAGTTTGACCATTCAAAAGTGTCTACATACttcttaaaatattctaaaatttaTAGATTTCTCTCAACTTAAACATTTAATGAAGAAGACATCATAACCATCATAAAGAGcactaaaaaaataacaaagtgGATGGTGTTCCTACAGAGCTGTTGAGAGTAGCCTAAACAACAAGAAGTGAGATGTTATAGCTACTTATATGGAGAGTTTGAAAAAcagagacattttttaaataaggaaaaaaGGGATTATTTTCCAGCttccaaaatgtatttaatttaattttggatACTCGCATCATGAAAAAggtactttaattttaatattaaataatatagcTGATGCGAAAtaagctttttttgaaaaatagaaaggcatgttcttaaaaaaactgttatttatcaattttgtttttcaaaaatcggtAGAgctatttttttacatttattttgcttacattttaattttgtgcaaaaatgttgacttctttttgagatatcaacttttaaaaggaaataattaataatttttaagaccaaaacAATTAGGCATATTTGTTAATCATTTTGTTGCACATAATTGAAACACGCTCAAAGggttttaaagatatttattaTTCTAAAGACACCAGTGCGAGCATTAGTAAAAGAAGAAAGGCTTAACAACTTGGTGTTGGTGTACATTGGTTATAAACTCTTAAATTGCAATGAAATGGAAAGATAGAGTGTGATAAATCATTCAAAGTTCAAGTGGTAcggcaaaataaacaaaactctGTACTTCACAATTGGACTCAGGAATAAACTGATAAAAAGCTAAGAGATAGATAGAAGGGCATTAATAATATTGAGATACATttttggagacaaaacagagccctggggcaaacCAGCAATAAAGAATAGATTTATCTGAACCAAAttcacacattttcgataaaagagcctgGTACCGGTGACCAGATTTCCCGCTAAACTTATCcagaaaaaatggtttttagatTCCTACCAGACgtgttgttaaaattttccagaaaatcCTGGTAAATTTTATCAGTATTTTTTTCGAAGAATTCCTTGTAAAATACACCAGATTTCTAGTAGAATATAccggaatttttttttactcaaaatgtAGCTGAATAAGAAAACATTCACATCAACATTGTTTCTAAtatgtataagaaaaaaaggaataaagatTTTTCTCTAAACTTAATTACCGGTAGCGCCATGCAGTATCAAAATTTGATGGTGAAATGCTCCAAAAGACTGGCTATTATCtaagaagaaaatatatacTAGACAATAAAATTCCTGAATTTATTTACctgaaaaaagataatttttagaCTCCCAGTATTATTGGTAATAGGTACCAGAAGATTGATTTTATCTACCCGGGAAAAAtatacaagaaaataaatttcctgGTTCTATTTACCAAATTCCAGATAATCTtcattttaccaggaaaaaaaaaatactttctaccAGGACACTGGTAACATTTACCCGaaaattttctgtcaaaaattttaccagaaaacCAGTTTTCTGGTCAATAAAACCGGATGTCTTCTTAACATAAAATCTGGAGTTATTTACCACGAAATCTGGAgtattgtaacagttttttgGCTGTTATTTTCTACCAGATTCTGCCTACCAGgaaatcttttttataaaaatttctcCTGGTACTTGTTAGATTCTACCAGATTTCGGGTTTCATTATTTTTACCATGAAATCTGTAGTTATTTACCATGAAAACTGGGctattgtaacagttttttgGCTGGTATTTTCTGCCAGATTTTGCCTACCGTTAACATTTTTTGACTGTAtccaatgcttttgaaatattagaaGCAATaatctttctccaaaacgatgtaaagatttgttacaCTGCTCGATGACATAAactgagatcaccagtggacacATTTCTATAAAAGCCGTACTGCCGATTATTAAAAAACCTTCGAtattgagctgataattattaAGCGTTTCCATTACCTTGGAAAAAAGTACATAAGTGCAAATCTGTAGAAAAATTATAGTATGATGAGGATTCGCCTTTGGATATGGGCTGGGCAAATACTGTTTTCATCCGCTCAGAACGAGACTTGAAGAGTAGGATGAATGAATATGCTAAGGAAGTGCTTTTGCCAGCGAAACAGAACACTCCCTTCAGAACAATATTGGGGATAATATCCGGACCAGAAGACttgtgaatgttgagatctttaaggacTCTAACTACAGAAGGAGTACGAAAGAAGATTGAACCCATACAATTATTTACACCCTCAAATACAGGCAGAGTGTAACACCACCAATTGGCAGCGGACTGCCAAACAAAGAGATAAGCTTCCTTAAAAGAGCTAGCGAATAGAGTGTTATTACCAACAAGCTTTGGAACCGTGGAAgagaagaattcctcatgtctTTTACAactgaccaaaaatttgtactgccatCGAGACATTGCAGTATGCCAAAATGTTTAGATATGCATACATTTTATGTGTCCAATATAGAAGTTGTAGGCCTTCCTGGTTTGCTTGacctttttttaggttttcctCAACTGggttttctttaaaacaatgTGTGCCCGAGTCGTAATTTTGGCCTCCTCTTTTGCTCCTAAGTACAGCAGAAAGAACCTCATATCATCCAAAACGATTTTTCATCGTCCTCATTTCGTCCTACATGAATATTTAGAATTCTTTCCGTTTTTTTACGCATATTTTTGagactcatttttttttcaacatagaAAATAGATATCATccctttttcatataaataagcCTACCTGGTCGTTTacttgcatttttttgttgttgtcactGTCGAAGatgatgacaatgacaatgacaacaaTGATGTTGGAAATGGCAAGAATGGAGCTGGTGATAATGAAAATGGTAACGATGGAGCTGGTTCAGTCGAGGAAGGcgaatgaagaagaagaaaaaagacgTCGATGAAGACGATTTAAAcgaagaattattgtttttgaattaatcaataattttaataaaaaacgtcttcaataaataaagaatacaattaaaatataattaatattattttttaaaaaaggcttaataataaataaaatggaaaaaagtgagAGAGAAAGAACAAAAGCAAGCAGGATAGAGTTGTCCTCATTTGATCCTAAACATCGTATTTTGTCCGATAACTGCCACTATTAGGTTCAAATAAGGAGCAACATTTTAACAGTAAGTGATCCTCTTTTGAATCTCTTTGAACCTCAGGGAATCTGAATTTTGAGGACGAAAATAGAGACAAAATTTCGACTCGGGTGGTCCaacatttttcgcaaaatttagttttttttctgtcccacaaacaaaaataaatatagtaaTAAATAGAATaggttttttacaaagaacttgttttgaatttgatttttcgccaaatgatttttcattcacatcaggtttttaaaatatgaatttttcaatattttaaaagcaaccAAAACAGATGTTCTTAAGGTTTAACACAACAAAGTTCAtactaataatataataataaaaggaaaaaatccTTGTCTTTTgacttgtgtttttttgtggttttcagtcTGACAATAGTTGTTTCGGAATTGGTCTTTTTTATAGCTGTCTgtttttttgccattttaagattgatagatttactcttgaacaaaataacggttcaaCACATCAATTTTGTAAGGCATTATCTTGTATCGTTAGCTACTGGTGGGGccttataagaaaatattcgAAGTCAAGCGCTGCAAAAAGAGGTTTAAATTTTGGAACTCTTCTGGAATTTATTCAAGCCAGTAGCAGAAGCAACTGGCTGAAATTTTGTTATAGCCAtaacattatattatattcGTTTTGTATCTTCCTGAAAAAACAACCGAATTAGATAGCTCAGATATTCTCATTACTTTTGAGTCTTTATTAGGAtgctgaagttttgagaaacctataaatttattgttttcaatccGTTAAATCTGAATTTCAATTATTCTAAAACCGGTtgccttttttatatattataccAGATATTTCTTGTGCCTTGATTCAAGACTTGATCATAGACAAATACATATCTGGAATGACAGTTATATAATACAACTTTTTATCCGTGTGGAGTACATTTTTAATCggtaatatatatttttgtatggataGATGAATGGGCTAACTGatctcattttttaattaaaaatctaagtCCAACAGCAAATAAATTGTCACTTCACTTTAACCTATAGATGTGTATTCATTCGCAAagccattttttttacaaaaaaagtaacgagcaaattttcattttaaacccAACCATAATTACATCTTTCATTATACTAGGGTCTTGAAGAACcacattcaaaaaatcttttgtttttgttttaattttctttgaactctttatttattgttcattagatatttatttatacgAATAAATTCACTTTGAGTACAAAAAAggacaaataatttattaaaaacaaaaaaatattacattcataataataatggttatacaatttatttttatttttatatcatacATTAAGCATAAGTAAACCCTTTCGAAAAATAACTTtccatatttattttacaaCGGGTAGGATTTACATGAGTatcatatcaaataaaaatcaaaataataataaaaacaaattaaaaacgacATTGGGTCACTAGCCATATATCTACATAAATATTCGTATATAAACATAAATCGATTCTTAATCATCTAAatatttattaccaaaaaattataaaaacaaaaattaactcaaaataaATGCCAACCATCCATCCAagttatttctttgttttgcatcttttttctttttgataagaCAAATGgcaaacaaattatacaaataaaaaaaattaaaaacaaaattcattcaataaattatagcacttatttttatacaaaggtAAATGGGATTGAGAATGTTTGTTGTTCCGTAATTCGAAGCTTTCGTGAGAGAATCTTAATAGTTGTAGCCGGATTGAAGACTGAATTGCCCGTTGCCAGGTcggccaccaccaccaccacctccaTTACCACCGCCGGCACCAGCACCGCCACCATAACCGCCTCCACCACCAGCTCCACCACCGGCACCACCTCCGAAACCAcctccaccaccgccgccgccgccgttgcGTCCATTGCCATTGCCTCCACGACCGCCTCCACCACCATTGCCGCCTCCGTTGCCTCCGTAACCAGCACCTCCTGGTCCACCATATCCTCCGGCCTTGGCACCACCTCCGGCGCCACCATAACCTCCGGCACCACCTCCGGCTCCAGCACCAGCATTACCCTGAGCAGCGGCAGTCGCAGCAAGAGCCTTGGCAATAGCTTCCGGAATTGGGGGAGGGGTTGGCAGATGATCTCCCTGAGGTTGGAAACCGTTCTCATCGGCGACGTATGTGATTGTGATGAGCTGACCGTCAGGATCCGTGTACGAGTAGGATCCCATCACCACTGGAATCTCATTCTCGGAGCCCTTGTTCTTGACATCACCAGTCTCTTCGGCCTTGATTCCATTGGCAGTCTCGTAGCTAAACTTGTAAGTTCCGTCACCGTAGTTCTCGTTCTCATACGAGATGATTTCAATTGGTGGTCCAGATGGTCCCGATGGTCCAGCACCACCTCCTCCACCGCCACCACCTCCACGGCctccaccaccaccgctgtaACCGCCACCTCCTGGTCGCCCTGGG
This window of the Eupeodes corollae chromosome 3, idEupCoro1.1, whole genome shotgun sequence genome carries:
- the LOC129949440 gene encoding pupal cuticle protein 20-like, producing MKVVIFATIIALSTSARLDNNYLPPPPGAAGAGGGPGLPTPGFSGGNGGLGGFGGGGSPGRPGGGGYSGGGGGRGGGGGGGGGAGPSGPSGPPIEIISYENENYGDGTYKFSYETANGIKAEETGDVKNKGSENEIPVVMGSYSYTDPDGQLITITYVADENGFQPQGDHLPTPPPIPEAIAKALAATAAAQGNAGAGAGGGAGGYGGAGGGAKAGGYGGPGGAGYGGNGGGNGGGGGRGGNGNGRNGGGGGGGGGFGGGAGGGAGGGGGYGGGAGAGGGNGGGGGGGRPGNGQFSLQSGYNY